The following coding sequences lie in one Ignavibacteria bacterium genomic window:
- a CDS encoding response regulator, which produces MNSKPAKCITLVVDDNPVGLYATSRTLGAEGFEIITASTGQEALMKAKEKPDIIVLDVKLPDISGFEVCRRIKSDPDTSAIPVIHLSATYLDYESKAQGLEMGADAYLTHPVEPRVLTATINAMLRIRNAEMSLKEAAMKWQATFDAINDGVCLLNSEFNIDQCNKAFEMIVGKKQDEIVGRRLCDICKALCSFDTKYFRSTTPESEEIKNEEMLVNGAWYLISTDLIPGGGGTFSGAVFKMTNISPAKHAEDELKKTMVELERSNKELEQFAYIASHDLQEPLRMVSNFTQLLGKRYSGRLDPDADTMINFAVDGAKRMQMLITDLLTFSRVTTRGMSFESVDLNEVLSSVEKNLQMTIKETGAEIKSDHLPVVKADAVQMSQLFQNLISNAIKFRSERNPVVTIKAEASKGEWIFSVSDNGIGIDPQFKERIFVIFQRLHDMSEYPGTGIGLAICKKIVERHRGRIWVESESGEGSTFYFTLGK; this is translated from the coding sequence ATGAACAGCAAACCCGCAAAATGTATAACTCTTGTGGTGGATGACAATCCTGTTGGATTATATGCAACAAGCAGGACGCTTGGAGCCGAAGGCTTTGAAATTATTACGGCTTCGACGGGGCAGGAAGCTTTGATGAAGGCCAAAGAGAAGCCTGACATTATAGTGCTAGATGTAAAACTGCCGGACATCAGCGGATTTGAGGTATGCCGCAGAATTAAGTCTGACCCGGATACCTCGGCAATTCCAGTCATACATCTTTCGGCAACATATCTGGACTATGAGTCAAAGGCACAGGGGCTGGAAATGGGGGCGGATGCATATCTGACTCACCCTGTGGAGCCGAGGGTACTGACGGCCACAATAAATGCCATGTTAAGGATACGGAATGCTGAAATGAGCCTAAAGGAAGCGGCCATGAAGTGGCAGGCCACATTTGATGCTATAAACGACGGCGTATGTCTTCTAAATTCAGAGTTTAATATTGACCAGTGCAACAAGGCTTTTGAAATGATAGTGGGCAAAAAACAGGATGAGATTGTAGGGCGCAGGTTATGCGACATCTGCAAAGCGCTCTGCTCTTTTGATACAAAATATTTCAGGAGTACGACACCGGAAAGTGAGGAAATAAAGAATGAGGAAATGCTGGTAAACGGCGCATGGTATCTGATCAGCACCGATCTTATACCCGGAGGAGGAGGCACTTTTTCGGGGGCGGTATTCAAGATGACTAACATTTCTCCTGCAAAGCACGCAGAGGATGAACTGAAGAAAACCATGGTAGAACTGGAGCGTTCGAACAAGGAGCTGGAGCAGTTTGCATACATAGCCTCGCACGACCTGCAGGAGCCATTAAGGATGGTAAGTAATTTTACTCAGCTTTTGGGTAAACGCTACAGCGGGAGGCTGGACCCGGATGCTGACACAATGATTAACTTTGCAGTAGATGGAGCCAAAAGGATGCAGATGCTGATTACAGATCTTTTGACATTTTCCAGGGTGACAACAAGGGGGATGTCCTTTGAAAGCGTGGATCTGAATGAAGTGCTCTCAAGCGTGGAAAAGAATCTGCAGATGACTATAAAGGAAACAGGAGCGGAGATAAAGTCGGATCACCTCCCTGTTGTAAAAGCTGACGCAGTACAAATGTCGCAGCTGTTTCAGAATCTTATCAGCAATGCAATAAAGTTCAGAAGCGAAAGAAACCCTGTAGTAACGATAAAGGCAGAGGCAAGTAAGGGGGAATGGATCTTCAGCGTTTCAGATAACGGGATTGGGATAGATCCGCAGTTCAAGGAAAGAATATTTGTAATTTTCCAGAGGCTGCATGACATGTCGGAATATCCGGGAACCGGCATTGGTCTTGCCATATGCAAGAAGATAGTAGAAAGGCACCGTGGGAGGATATGGGTGGAATCAGAAAGCGGAGAGGGTTCCACGTTTTACTTTACGCTGGGGAAGTGA
- a CDS encoding phage major capsid protein, which yields MDNGVIQITKEEFLALQTQAVDAAVKALGMDKIDAKYKINPQQEEQEQLKSNKKERFLQLLCYMHNKQFEPIIQQALSEGVAADGGYLVPDEVAGDILHFVNEYGVLRRYGSYFDMSRVKSDSLHIPRLLSDISVSWINEKAVIAQSEPSFEDVSLVLKKVAAISTVTEELLSDSLIVLYDFLMECYGERIAYAEDNQGFAGQGSPFTGVLNAAGVNSVTIGGTSLESLDYDDLVDMQSCLSTAKLRGARWFGHPTIFGEIRKIKDSAGNPILVKPNNGPIEELMGYPVEKVDAMPSKGSTGANTPFLAFGNARHIGLAGKGEIAFKISDSAVINSESMFERAEQALRAMERVGIGVLLPGGFAVARTAAV from the coding sequence ATGGATAACGGCGTAATTCAGATAACAAAGGAAGAATTCTTAGCGCTGCAGACTCAGGCAGTTGATGCAGCTGTAAAGGCTCTTGGCATGGATAAGATAGATGCCAAATACAAGATCAATCCGCAGCAGGAGGAGCAGGAGCAGCTTAAGTCGAATAAAAAAGAGCGGTTTCTGCAGCTTTTATGCTATATGCATAACAAGCAGTTTGAGCCCATTATTCAGCAGGCATTATCGGAAGGTGTGGCAGCCGACGGGGGCTATCTGGTGCCGGATGAGGTGGCCGGAGATATACTTCATTTTGTAAATGAATATGGTGTTCTAAGGCGCTATGGATCTTATTTCGACATGAGCCGCGTTAAATCCGACAGTCTCCATATCCCCAGGCTTTTGTCGGATATATCCGTAAGCTGGATCAACGAAAAAGCAGTGATTGCTCAAAGTGAGCCGTCATTCGAGGATGTCAGTCTGGTACTCAAAAAAGTAGCAGCTATTTCCACTGTTACAGAAGAGCTGCTAAGTGACAGTCTTATAGTGCTTTACGACTTTCTGATGGAGTGTTACGGAGAGCGTATTGCATATGCCGAAGATAATCAGGGCTTTGCCGGACAGGGCTCCCCGTTTACGGGAGTACTCAATGCCGCCGGGGTAAACAGTGTTACAATTGGGGGCACAAGTCTTGAAAGCCTTGACTACGATGACCTGGTAGACATGCAGAGCTGCCTTTCCACAGCAAAGCTTAGAGGTGCGCGCTGGTTTGGGCATCCAACCATTTTCGGGGAGATAAGGAAGATAAAGGATTCGGCGGGCAATCCCATACTGGTTAAGCCGAATAATGGTCCCATAGAAGAGCTTATGGGCTACCCGGTTGAGAAGGTGGATGCGATGCCTTCGAAGGGTTCCACAGGTGCAAACACCCCGTTTCTGGCATTCGGGAATGCCAGGCACATAGGGCTTGCAGGCAAGGGTGAGATTGCCTTTAAGATATCGGACAGTGCCGTAATCAACAGTGAAAGCATGTTCGAGAGGGCCGAACAGGCGCTCAGGGCAATGGAACGCGTAGGAATCGGCGTTCTGCTTCCGGGAGGATTTGCTGTTGCCAGAACTGCAGCGGTGTAA
- a CDS encoding phage portal protein → MKLYNWLLNGFFKLLQSNSNRDYRFTAGEDPAGSYSGISRFSQKQQLYNEIKSWVFSAITLRSEDVAKTAFRLYRRTVKNNRTSVEEIFDHPFVQLMSDPGYDLSWYELMLLTVQNMDATGDMYWLLERNRMNIISRIHPILPEYLKIVPGEGDLIKSYIYKSGQQKVNIAKEDIIHFKHQKAGDLFYGQSIIMAIADIINVNNLELAFQVESFNQPVPPVSLETDKDLGLETARELQQQFRAKYGGVRRISSVPVLDNGLRLNIHKMSAKELDFSASRKNVRDEILGAFRVPASKLGIVADANRANAEAANFTYLSNAIEPLCRYFSVKFTQLVQREFGLDLFIRHDDVVPRDLEVRLKYYENGRKYGWLSAEEIREEEGYG, encoded by the coding sequence ATGAAACTGTACAACTGGCTTCTTAACGGTTTCTTCAAACTCCTCCAATCGAACAGCAACAGAGATTACCGGTTTACCGCCGGAGAAGATCCTGCGGGTTCATATAGCGGCATCTCGAGGTTTTCGCAGAAGCAGCAGCTTTACAATGAAATTAAGAGCTGGGTTTTCTCAGCCATTACACTCAGAAGCGAAGATGTGGCCAAGACAGCCTTCAGGCTCTACCGCAGAACGGTTAAAAATAACCGTACATCAGTAGAGGAAATATTCGACCATCCCTTCGTACAACTTATGAGCGATCCGGGTTATGATCTTTCCTGGTATGAACTTATGCTTCTGACCGTACAGAACATGGATGCAACGGGAGACATGTACTGGCTGCTTGAGCGCAACCGTATGAATATAATTTCGCGCATACATCCCATCCTGCCCGAGTATCTTAAAATTGTGCCCGGTGAAGGTGACCTTATAAAAAGCTACATCTACAAATCGGGGCAGCAGAAGGTAAATATTGCCAAGGAAGATATAATTCACTTTAAGCATCAGAAAGCCGGGGATCTTTTTTACGGGCAGAGCATAATTATGGCCATAGCAGATATTATTAACGTAAATAATCTGGAGCTGGCCTTTCAGGTGGAGAGTTTCAATCAGCCTGTTCCGCCTGTCTCGCTTGAGACTGACAAAGATCTGGGGCTTGAGACGGCGCGTGAGCTGCAGCAGCAGTTCAGAGCAAAGTATGGAGGCGTCAGGAGGATATCGTCGGTTCCCGTTCTGGATAACGGCTTAAGGCTGAACATACACAAAATGTCGGCCAAGGAGCTGGATTTTTCGGCTTCCAGGAAGAATGTGCGTGATGAGATACTGGGGGCCTTCCGTGTGCCGGCAAGCAAGCTGGGAATTGTAGCTGATGCCAACCGGGCCAACGCGGAAGCGGCAAATTTCACTTATCTAAGCAATGCCATTGAGCCTCTCTGCAGGTACTTTTCGGTCAAATTCACGCAGTTGGTGCAGAGAGAATTCGGCTTGGATCTTTTCATCAGGCACGATGATGTTGTACCGCGCGATCTGGAAGTAAGGCTGAAGTATTATGAGAACGGGCGGAAGTACGGCTGGCTGAGCGCAGAGGAGATACGGGAGGAGGAAGGGTACGGGTAG
- a CDS encoding HNH endonuclease produces the protein MRLYNTDSKGTAFRPDVIDAVWKKARIVPGADPEQIRKDSCGAWIERKNYGVTVHKGTGWEIDHILPVVRGGTDKLNNLQALQWENNRQKADSFVLKCYISYQHQLVPLLKKTEKVIAVILALVLNII, from the coding sequence ATGAGGTTGTACAATACCGATTCCAAAGGCACTGCTTTTCGGCCAGATGTGATTGATGCTGTCTGGAAAAAAGCGAGGATTGTTCCCGGGGCAGATCCGGAGCAAATACGCAAGGACTCCTGCGGGGCATGGATTGAGAGAAAGAATTACGGAGTAACGGTTCACAAGGGTACAGGCTGGGAGATTGACCATATCTTACCTGTTGTGCGCGGCGGGACAGACAAGTTGAATAATCTGCAGGCGCTGCAGTGGGAAAACAACCGTCAGAAAGCCGACAGTTTTGTGCTGAAATGCTACATCTCATACCAGCATCAGCTTGTTCCCCTGCTTAAGAAGACAGAGAAAGTAATTGCCGTAATTCTGGCTTTGGTCTTAAACATAATTTGA
- a CDS encoding response regulator: protein MSVKIITLRIKYEEDTVLARQRARQIASLLGFDTREQTAIATSVSELVRNAFNYARGGIVEFSIDGKPEAQKLSIKISDDGPGISNLEDILAGHYRSETGMGLGIVGTRRLMDSFDIKCTPGKGTTVIIGKKIPNIKAPIGPDAIRRITDELIKKEPQSPIEEFQMQNQELLRTLEEIKRRQEELERLNLELEETNRGVVALYAELDEKAEHLQRINDAKARFLSNMSHEFKTPLNSIIALVRLLQEHVDGDLNEEQEKQVSYIRRSAEDLTELVSDLLDIAKVESGKTTVKPVEFAVSDLFSALRGMLRPLQTNPAVSLVFEDPVEIPLMFNDEAKISQVLRNFISNALKFTVKGEVRVKAERSDNGEYVIFSVADTGIGIAPKDQELIFEEFSQVESELQKKAKGTGLGLPLSKKLTELLGGNVYLKSKPGEGSTFFARFPAGLSYTRGEKTGDREIVFEQAPENSTVLIIEDNEAMHLIYDKYLKGTGFKVKSARSIDEARTALEQTMPDVIILDILLPGENTWKFLTELKSNTSYKDIPVLVASVIDEEERGLALGADDYCVKPVERQWLLKKLQNLKSRRKNARILIIDDEAIARYILKEMLPQGRFEVIEAENGKSGLEKAVNYKPDIIFLDLIMPDSTGFEILEKLKADPGTRDIPVVINTSKDMDAIEIARLNRSAAAVLGKKDISKARMASQIRDILLKTVKDGKGKKE from the coding sequence ATGAGCGTAAAAATAATAACTTTAAGAATCAAGTATGAAGAAGACACTGTGCTTGCGCGGCAGCGGGCAAGGCAGATAGCTTCTTTACTGGGTTTTGATACCAGGGAGCAGACAGCAATAGCGACCTCGGTTTCGGAATTAGTTAGAAATGCTTTTAACTATGCCCGCGGGGGCATAGTGGAATTTTCAATTGATGGGAAGCCGGAGGCACAGAAGCTTTCAATTAAAATTTCAGATGATGGTCCGGGAATAAGTAATCTTGAAGACATACTGGCAGGCCACTACCGGTCTGAAACAGGAATGGGGCTTGGAATTGTAGGCACACGCAGGCTGATGGACAGTTTTGATATAAAGTGCACTCCCGGCAAAGGAACAACGGTTATAATCGGGAAAAAAATTCCTAATATAAAGGCTCCCATAGGTCCCGATGCGATCAGGCGAATAACAGATGAGCTAATAAAAAAAGAGCCGCAAAGTCCTATTGAGGAATTCCAGATGCAGAATCAGGAGCTGCTAAGGACTTTGGAGGAGATAAAAAGGAGGCAGGAAGAATTAGAGAGGCTGAATCTGGAGCTGGAGGAGACCAACCGTGGTGTTGTTGCACTTTATGCCGAGCTGGATGAGAAGGCGGAGCATCTGCAGAGAATAAATGACGCCAAGGCGCGTTTCCTTTCAAATATGAGTCATGAATTCAAGACGCCGTTAAACTCAATCATTGCGCTTGTGAGGCTACTGCAGGAGCATGTGGATGGCGATCTGAATGAGGAGCAGGAAAAACAGGTAAGCTACATCAGGAGATCGGCTGAAGACCTGACGGAACTGGTAAGTGATTTATTGGATATTGCGAAGGTGGAATCGGGCAAAACGACGGTTAAGCCTGTGGAATTTGCGGTTTCAGATCTTTTTTCAGCTTTGAGGGGGATGCTGAGGCCGCTGCAGACAAATCCAGCAGTAAGCCTGGTTTTTGAAGACCCGGTAGAAATACCTCTAATGTTCAATGATGAAGCCAAGATATCGCAGGTGCTGAGAAATTTTATTTCCAACGCCCTGAAATTCACTGTAAAAGGAGAAGTAAGGGTAAAAGCCGAGCGGAGTGATAATGGAGAATATGTAATTTTCTCTGTAGCCGATACGGGGATCGGCATTGCGCCAAAGGATCAGGAACTAATATTTGAAGAATTCTCGCAGGTGGAAAGTGAGCTTCAGAAAAAAGCAAAAGGCACGGGTCTGGGCCTTCCGCTGTCGAAGAAGCTTACAGAGCTGCTGGGTGGTAATGTATATCTCAAGAGCAAGCCGGGCGAGGGTTCAACATTCTTTGCCCGCTTCCCTGCCGGGCTTTCGTATACACGGGGTGAGAAGACCGGGGACCGGGAGATTGTTTTTGAACAGGCGCCCGAGAACTCAACCGTTCTGATAATTGAAGACAACGAAGCGATGCACCTTATCTATGATAAATACCTGAAAGGAACGGGCTTCAAGGTAAAATCGGCCAGAAGCATTGATGAAGCAAGAACCGCTTTGGAACAGACAATGCCTGACGTAATAATACTGGACATTCTTCTGCCCGGTGAGAACACCTGGAAATTTCTGACAGAACTGAAATCGAATACGAGCTACAAGGACATACCGGTCCTGGTAGCCTCGGTAATTGATGAAGAAGAGCGGGGCCTGGCGCTTGGTGCAGACGACTACTGTGTAAAGCCAGTTGAGCGGCAGTGGCTTCTGAAGAAGCTGCAGAACTTGAAGAGCAGAAGAAAGAATGCAAGAATCTTAATTATTGACGACGAGGCAATTGCCAGATACATATTAAAAGAGATGCTGCCGCAGGGGCGCTTCGAGGTAATTGAGGCTGAAAACGGCAAGAGCGGCCTTGAGAAGGCGGTAAATTACAAGCCTGACATAATATTTCTTGATTTAATAATGCCCGATTCGACAGGCTTTGAAATTCTGGAAAAGTTAAAGGCAGATCCCGGAACGAGGGACATTCCGGTAGTAATCAACACATCAAAAGACATGGACGCAATTGAAATTGCCAGACTTAACCGCTCAGCCGCGGCAGTGCTTGGGAAAAAAGATATATCGAAAGCCAGAATGGCCAGCCAGATCAGGGATATCCTGTTAAAAACAGTAAAAGACGGTAAAGGGAAAAAGGAATGA